The following coding sequences are from one Bradyrhizobium sp. 200 window:
- a CDS encoding DUF2628 domain-containing protein: MPVYTVHAPVANGADLAATDRFVFVRDGFHFWAAVASVIWLLWHRLWLALIGWIVLMIAIAFGMSALGASGGTIFMVDVLIAILMGFEAASLRRWTLSRRKWRQLDIVVADDEELAERRFFDRWTARQRGFTNDQYAVDRGGPPPTRNIPGQPFSKPPPPLPQGGIIGLFPEPGGPR, encoded by the coding sequence ATGCCGGTCTACACAGTGCATGCTCCCGTAGCCAACGGCGCCGATCTTGCGGCGACCGACAGATTCGTCTTTGTCCGTGACGGCTTCCATTTCTGGGCTGCGGTCGCGAGCGTGATCTGGCTGCTGTGGCATCGGCTGTGGCTGGCGCTGATCGGCTGGATCGTTCTGATGATAGCGATCGCGTTCGGGATGTCGGCGCTGGGCGCCAGCGGCGGCACGATCTTCATGGTCGACGTCCTGATTGCCATACTGATGGGCTTCGAAGCGGCCAGCCTGCGGCGCTGGACGCTGTCGCGGCGCAAATGGCGTCAGCTCGACATCGTGGTCGCCGACGACGAGGAATTGGCCGAGCGCCGTTTCTTCGATCGCTGGACCGCCCGGCAGCGTGGTTTCACCAACGACCAATATGCGGTCGATCGCGGCGGCCCGCCGCCGACCCGCAACATTCCGGGCCAGCCGTTCTCCAAGCCACCGCCGCCATTGCCGCAA
- the hisB gene encoding imidazoleglycerol-phosphate dehydratase HisB, whose translation MRTASIKRKTKETDIEVAVNLDGTGVSKVSTGIGFFDHMLDLLARHSRIDITVKADGDLHVDHHHTTEDVGIALGQAVKQALGTMAGITRYASVHMPMDETLSRVVIDISGRPVLVFKVEFPRDKVGQFDTELVREWFNAFTINAGVTLHVETLYGENSHHIAESCFKGLARALRAAVAIDPRAAGEVPSTKGQLGG comes from the coding sequence ATGCGCACAGCGTCCATCAAGCGCAAGACCAAGGAAACCGACATCGAGGTCGCGGTAAACCTCGATGGCACGGGCGTGTCCAAGGTTTCGACCGGTATCGGCTTTTTCGACCATATGCTCGACCTCTTGGCCCGGCATTCCCGCATCGACATCACCGTGAAGGCCGATGGCGACCTCCATGTCGACCATCACCACACCACCGAAGACGTCGGCATCGCGCTGGGACAGGCCGTGAAGCAGGCGCTCGGCACCATGGCCGGCATCACCCGCTATGCCTCGGTCCACATGCCGATGGACGAGACGCTGTCGCGCGTCGTGATCGACATTTCGGGCCGGCCGGTGCTGGTGTTCAAGGTCGAGTTTCCGCGCGACAAGGTGGGTCAGTTCGACACCGAGCTGGTGCGCGAATGGTTCAATGCCTTCACCATCAATGCCGGCGTGACTTTGCACGTCGAGACCCTATATGGCGAGAATAGCCATCATATCGCCGAATCCTGTTTCAAGGGTCTGGCGAGGGCGCTTCGTGCCGCGGTTGCGATCGATCCGCGTGCGGCAGGCGAAGTACCTTCCACCAAGGGTCAGCTCGGCGGCTGA
- the hslV gene encoding ATP-dependent protease subunit HslV translates to MQASENNLPIWHGTTILTVRKGGKVVIGGDGQVSIGQTVIKANAKKVRKLGKGDVIGGFAGATADAFTLFERLESKLEQYPGQLTRAAVELAKDWRTDRYLRRLEAMMIVADKDVSLVLTGTGDVLEPEAGVMAIGSGGNYALAAARALVDTDKDAETIVRRALDIAADICVYTNRNVTIESL, encoded by the coding sequence ATGCAAGCATCTGAAAACAACCTGCCGATCTGGCACGGCACCACGATTTTGACGGTCCGCAAGGGCGGCAAGGTAGTGATCGGCGGTGACGGCCAGGTCTCGATCGGCCAGACCGTCATCAAGGCCAACGCGAAAAAGGTCCGCAAGCTGGGCAAGGGGGACGTGATCGGCGGCTTTGCGGGGGCGACCGCCGACGCCTTCACCCTGTTCGAGAGGCTGGAAAGCAAGCTCGAGCAATATCCGGGGCAATTGACCCGGGCAGCCGTCGAACTCGCCAAGGACTGGCGGACCGACCGCTATCTGCGCCGCCTGGAAGCCATGATGATCGTCGCCGACAAGGATGTCTCGCTGGTCCTGACCGGCACCGGCGACGTGCTGGAGCCGGAAGCGGGCGTGATGGCGATCGGCTCCGGCGGCAATTACGCCCTGGCGGCCGCCCGTGCGCTGGTCGACACCGACAAGGACGCCGAGACCATCGTGCGCCGCGCGCTCGATATCGCCGCCGACATCTGCGTCTACACCAACCGGAACGTCACGATCGAATCGCTCTGA
- a CDS encoding GNAT family N-acetyltransferase — MPPDYVFRPMTLADLPLIRQWLAQPHVMPWWGDPSEQYDLVSGDLNEPAMDQFIVSAESSDFAYLQCYDLTAWNSGFGEHPRGTRGIDLFIGKPDMIERGHGSAFIRAFVDERLRHGAPRIVTDPDPANTRAIRAYEKAGFEKAGMVDTPDGPALLMVRNA; from the coding sequence ATGCCGCCGGACTATGTCTTCCGCCCGATGACATTGGCTGACCTGCCGCTGATCCGGCAGTGGCTCGCGCAGCCGCACGTCATGCCATGGTGGGGAGATCCGTCGGAGCAGTATGATCTGGTCAGCGGCGATCTCAACGAACCCGCGATGGACCAGTTCATCGTCTCGGCAGAAAGCAGCGATTTCGCCTATCTGCAGTGCTACGACCTGACCGCGTGGAATTCGGGTTTTGGCGAACATCCGCGCGGCACCCGCGGTATCGACCTGTTCATCGGCAAGCCCGACATGATCGAACGCGGTCATGGTTCAGCGTTCATTCGCGCCTTCGTCGACGAGCGCCTGCGGCATGGCGCGCCGCGCATTGTCACCGATCCCGATCCAGCCAACACCCGGGCCATTCGTGCCTATGAGAAAGCGGGCTTTGAAAAAGCTGGTATGGTGGATACACCTGATGGCCCCGCTCTCTTGATGGTCCGCAACGCATGA